Proteins co-encoded in one Sinobacterium norvegicum genomic window:
- a CDS encoding LysR family transcriptional regulator, with amino-acid sequence MINPVLLRSFCLLAELGHFTRTAEQLHMTQSGVSQHIRKLEQQLETALLIRQGKSFTLTDAGRQLYERGSEILLALDALEKSVREDAAEAGVVRVLSPGSIGLKLYPQLLALQQRFEKLVIDYSFTSNEGVEAALASFDCDLGLMTRPSLLDEVYCEPIAEEALVLVTPAGFDSVAWSDLVELGFIAHPDASHHASLLLRENFPQFQHCDQFIKRGFSNQIHLILEPVARGLGFTVLPAFAVEDFSDQQRVTVHSLAVPVYETLYLSYNRQTALANRVKTVIHAVHQAL; translated from the coding sequence ATGATTAACCCCGTGCTATTACGCAGTTTCTGCCTGCTGGCGGAGCTTGGCCATTTTACCCGCACCGCAGAACAGTTGCATATGACGCAGTCTGGGGTGAGCCAGCATATCCGTAAACTTGAGCAACAGTTGGAGACAGCATTGTTGATTCGTCAGGGTAAGTCATTCACCCTGACCGACGCCGGTCGACAGCTGTATGAGCGCGGCAGCGAGATACTACTTGCCCTGGATGCGCTGGAGAAATCGGTGCGCGAGGATGCCGCCGAGGCAGGCGTGGTACGTGTGCTATCGCCGGGCAGTATTGGTCTAAAACTCTATCCGCAGTTGTTGGCGTTACAGCAGCGATTTGAAAAACTAGTCATCGATTACTCGTTCACCTCTAATGAAGGGGTCGAGGCCGCGCTGGCGAGTTTCGACTGCGACCTGGGTTTGATGACGCGTCCCTCGCTGCTCGATGAGGTGTATTGCGAGCCGATTGCCGAGGAGGCGCTGGTGTTGGTAACGCCTGCCGGCTTTGACAGTGTTGCCTGGTCCGATTTAGTCGAGCTGGGCTTTATTGCCCACCCCGATGCCAGCCATCATGCTAGTTTATTACTGCGCGAAAACTTTCCCCAGTTTCAACACTGTGACCAATTCATCAAACGTGGTTTTTCCAATCAGATTCACCTGATTCTCGAACCGGTGGCCCGCGGCTTAGGCTTTACGGTATTGCCAGCCTTTGCCGTTGAGGATTTCTCTGACCAGCAGCGTGTTACTGTTCATTCGCTGGCGGTGCCGGTCTATGAAACACTGTATCTAAGCTATAATCGGCAGACAGCCTTGGCTAATCGGGTGAAAACAGTAATTCATGCGGTACATCAAGCGTTGTAG
- a CDS encoding NAD(P)/FAD-dependent oxidoreductase gives MASNFPQLIQSGRIGSMTVKNRMIVTAMGVNLAEPDGHCGEQIIAFHERQAEGGAGLIILGVTGVAWPHGGNLPRQIAISDDRFLPGLTAMAEAVHRHGAKVACQLHHGGLVAAQDSKEGRPIWVPSYPEKSSSDLFDGMLETEIAVFHDPDAPPPQLHVMTQDDINTLVAQFADAAERAKKAGLDGCEIHAGHGYIISEFLSPLTNCRDDQYGGCLGNRARLLLEIITAIRARVGREYPIWCKLDSEEFGKSEGISLADAKATARMTEAAGVDAITVTAYHDPGRGALHSESNIPHVPERLVANATAMKQVVNIPIITAGRIEPSGAEKHIKHGDFDFFAMGRKMLADPDIANKIILGTPEQIRPCVYCYCCVSQIYTLKPVKCAVNPETAFERERKLLIASDSGKHIAVVGGGPAGMEVARRLSQRGFKVTLIERDDRLGGTLQFASIAYPPNQRLLDWLSRQLTISNVEVMLETEATTALLQQLSVDEVVVATGAERLMPDIPGGDKDFVFSGDEMRALVLAQDNAQLTRKTSATTRWLVKAGALSKLTKNAGVLRQASKLWLPLGQRVVIIGAELVGLELAEFLAERGRKVTVVDSANRAGQGLYLVRRLRLLEELKHLGVTIINRAQQIAIEDQQVSYQNYRGQTRHLDADHVIVAKGATGNTRLAEQLTEAGFNTHTIGDCNGVGYIEGAIASAAELAVKIN, from the coding sequence ATGGCGAGCAATTTCCCACAGTTAATCCAGTCGGGTCGGATTGGTTCGATGACGGTGAAAAACCGCATGATCGTGACGGCGATGGGGGTTAACCTGGCCGAGCCCGATGGCCACTGCGGTGAACAGATTATTGCCTTTCATGAACGTCAAGCCGAGGGCGGTGCCGGTCTGATTATTCTCGGTGTCACCGGTGTAGCTTGGCCGCACGGTGGCAATCTGCCGCGACAAATTGCTATTTCCGACGATAGGTTTTTACCCGGCCTAACGGCCATGGCCGAGGCTGTTCATCGTCACGGTGCCAAGGTTGCTTGTCAGTTGCACCACGGTGGCTTGGTTGCCGCCCAAGATAGTAAGGAGGGGCGGCCAATCTGGGTACCGTCATACCCTGAAAAGTCGAGCAGTGACCTTTTTGACGGCATGTTAGAAACTGAAATTGCAGTCTTTCATGATCCGGATGCACCGCCACCACAGTTACATGTGATGACCCAGGATGATATTAATACGCTGGTGGCACAATTTGCCGATGCTGCCGAGAGGGCGAAAAAGGCGGGGCTGGATGGCTGTGAGATTCATGCCGGCCACGGCTATATTATTTCGGAGTTCCTATCGCCGTTGACTAATTGTCGTGACGACCAATACGGCGGATGTTTAGGCAACCGAGCCCGGTTGTTACTCGAGATTATTACCGCCATTCGGGCGAGGGTGGGGCGAGAGTATCCGATCTGGTGCAAACTCGATTCTGAGGAGTTCGGCAAGAGTGAGGGTATTTCACTGGCCGATGCCAAGGCGACAGCCAGAATGACAGAGGCCGCCGGCGTCGATGCGATCACCGTCACCGCCTACCACGACCCCGGCCGCGGTGCGCTGCATTCTGAATCCAATATACCCCATGTGCCCGAGCGCTTGGTGGCCAATGCCACGGCGATGAAACAGGTGGTCAATATCCCGATTATCACCGCCGGCAGAATAGAACCCAGCGGTGCTGAGAAGCATATTAAACACGGTGACTTCGATTTCTTTGCCATGGGCAGAAAAATGCTGGCTGACCCCGATATCGCCAATAAGATTATCCTCGGCACACCAGAGCAGATTCGGCCTTGTGTTTATTGTTATTGCTGTGTCAGCCAAATTTACACGCTGAAGCCGGTCAAGTGTGCGGTCAACCCAGAGACTGCCTTTGAACGTGAGCGTAAATTACTCATCGCCTCCGATAGTGGTAAGCATATTGCTGTTGTCGGCGGCGGTCCCGCCGGCATGGAAGTGGCGCGGCGGTTATCGCAGCGCGGCTTCAAGGTGACGCTGATTGAACGCGATGACCGGCTAGGGGGCACGCTTCAGTTTGCCAGCATTGCCTACCCGCCTAACCAGCGCCTACTGGATTGGCTGAGCCGTCAATTGACCATATCCAATGTCGAGGTCATGTTAGAGACCGAGGCCACGACAGCGCTGTTGCAGCAACTCAGTGTCGACGAGGTGGTTGTCGCCACCGGCGCTGAGCGGTTGATGCCGGATATCCCCGGTGGTGATAAAGACTTTGTCTTCAGCGGCGATGAAATGCGCGCCTTGGTCTTGGCCCAAGACAACGCACAATTAACGCGAAAGACTAGCGCCACAACAAGATGGTTAGTGAAGGCCGGTGCACTCAGTAAGCTGACCAAGAACGCCGGTGTACTGCGTCAGGCATCCAAGCTGTGGTTGCCGCTGGGCCAGCGTGTGGTGATTATCGGTGCCGAGCTGGTCGGTTTAGAGTTGGCTGAGTTCTTGGCTGAACGCGGTCGCAAGGTCACTGTTGTCGACAGCGCCAACAGAGCAGGACAGGGCTTATATTTAGTGCGTCGCTTACGCCTACTGGAGGAATTAAAGCATCTCGGTGTGACGATTATTAACCGGGCGCAGCAGATAGCCATCGAAGATCAGCAGGTCAGCTATCAGAACTACCGTGGCCAGACTCGTCACCTCGATGCCGACCACGTGATTGTTGCCAAGGGAGCGACGGGTAATACCCGCCTCGCCGAGCAGTTGACCGAGGCCGGCTTTAACACTCATACCATTGGTGATTGTAACGGTGTTGGTTATATCGAGGGCGCAATAGCGTCGGCGGCAGAGCTGGCGGTTAAGATTAACTGA
- a CDS encoding SRPBCC domain-containing protein gives MLLWLKGLISLLAAVIALSVLVDSDWEVQHRVDIDASPDIVWQLLIDLPGYAQWNRYSPSVEGNLAVGEVVWVEAHLDNEVRRVQNYVLSIEPQRELCWGSADWYGFLANGIRCRWLSKTAGGGTELIHHEVMQGPLAWLIEYLYRPRIERGLALVDNSLATQAEKIAAQSRP, from the coding sequence TTGCTCTTATGGTTGAAGGGACTGATCAGCCTGCTGGCTGCTGTTATCGCACTATCGGTGTTGGTTGACAGTGATTGGGAGGTGCAACATCGGGTGGACATAGATGCCAGTCCCGACATTGTCTGGCAGTTGTTAATCGACTTGCCAGGCTATGCGCAGTGGAACCGTTACTCCCCCTCGGTGGAGGGCAACCTTGCTGTCGGTGAAGTGGTCTGGGTGGAGGCGCACCTCGATAACGAGGTGCGGCGTGTGCAAAACTATGTGTTATCAATAGAGCCACAGCGAGAACTGTGCTGGGGCTCCGCCGATTGGTATGGCTTCTTAGCCAACGGTATCCGCTGCCGCTGGTTGAGCAAGACCGCCGGTGGCGGCACCGAGCTGATTCACCATGAGGTGATGCAGGGGCCGTTGGCCTGGTTGATAGAATATTTATACCGGCCGCGTATCGAGCGTGGTTTGGCGCTGGTCGATAATTCACTGGCGACACAGGCCGAGAAAATAGCCGCCCAGTCTCGGCCATAG
- the nadE gene encoding ammonia-dependent NAD(+) synthetase, with the protein MDTLKQRIIAEMKVQPSIDIAQQVRLRIDFIKQQLLGAGLKSLVLGISGGVDSSTCGRLCQLAVEELNQQGDGYQFMAVRLPYSVQADEEDAQLALQFIKPMHSLVINIEAGTDGMHQEVLRSVSAAGLADTTAFNQDFNKGNVKARMRMAAQYEVAGLYQGLVPGTDHSAENISGFYTKHGDGACDLAPLFGLNKRQVRALAKHLGAPVSVYQKIPTADLEEGRPQLEDEIALGVTYDQIDDFLEGKTIDAKAEEKIISTYLKTCHKRDPIPTPV; encoded by the coding sequence ATGGACACGTTAAAACAGCGCATTATTGCTGAGATGAAAGTACAGCCATCGATCGACATCGCACAACAGGTGCGTCTTCGCATCGACTTTATTAAACAACAATTACTCGGCGCGGGTCTTAAAAGCTTAGTCCTCGGTATCAGCGGTGGCGTCGATTCATCCACCTGTGGCCGGCTGTGTCAATTGGCTGTCGAAGAACTCAACCAACAGGGAGACGGCTATCAATTTATGGCCGTCCGTCTACCGTATTCTGTTCAGGCCGACGAGGAGGATGCCCAGCTAGCCCTGCAATTCATTAAGCCTATGCACTCGTTGGTAATCAATATTGAGGCAGGGACGGACGGCATGCATCAAGAGGTATTGCGCTCTGTCTCCGCTGCCGGGCTGGCCGACACCACCGCGTTCAACCAAGATTTCAACAAGGGTAATGTCAAGGCTCGCATGCGCATGGCTGCGCAGTATGAGGTCGCCGGCCTCTATCAAGGCCTGGTTCCCGGCACCGACCACAGCGCCGAAAACATTTCTGGTTTTTACACCAAGCACGGTGATGGCGCCTGCGACTTGGCGCCATTGTTTGGTCTCAACAAACGTCAAGTACGCGCCCTGGCCAAGCATCTTGGTGCCCCTGTTTCGGTTTATCAAAAAATCCCGACGGCCGATCTTGAAGAGGGACGTCCGCAGCTTGAAGACGAAATCGCTCTGGGTGTGACTTATGACCAAATCGATGACTTCCTCGAAGGAAAAACTATCGACGCCAAGGCTGAAGAAAAAATTATTAGCACCTATCTGAAGACCTGCCACAAACGCGACCCCATCCCAACGCCCGTCTAA